A stretch of [Clostridium] innocuum DNA encodes these proteins:
- a CDS encoding class I SAM-dependent methyltransferase, whose amino-acid sequence MRKLGVVEDTLFVPMLGRIHASEHCPQILYDKKALELKNKLPLDLIKQNKQNQYTLLASASRSANMDRFIRSFLERRPDGVIVQLGCGLETTYYRCDNGRTRWYAVDLPHVIDYRRELLPELERETYLAGDAFSEDWIRQVRTEFPDAPILVTAGGLFHYFEENKVVALLRTMGQFGNMEVVFDTVNKKGMAMMQKKYMKQVGHADAQMFFFVDAAKELAAKIGSNAKVIAEEPYYRYIPKNGLKLSTKVSMAVSDQFKMVKMIHLKL is encoded by the coding sequence ATGCGGAAATTAGGCGTTGTGGAGGATACCCTGTTCGTCCCTATGCTGGGCAGAATCCATGCCAGTGAGCATTGCCCGCAAATTTTATATGATAAAAAAGCATTGGAATTGAAAAATAAGCTGCCCTTGGACTTGATTAAACAGAATAAGCAGAACCAGTATACTCTTTTGGCCTCTGCCTCCCGCTCTGCCAATATGGATCGGTTCATTCGGTCTTTTCTGGAAAGAAGACCGGACGGTGTGATTGTCCAGCTGGGCTGTGGCCTGGAGACAACCTATTACCGCTGTGATAACGGAAGGACACGCTGGTATGCCGTGGATTTGCCTCATGTCATTGACTACCGGCGGGAACTGCTCCCGGAATTGGAACGAGAAACCTATCTTGCAGGAGATGCCTTTTCCGAAGACTGGATCAGACAAGTTCGTACAGAATTTCCCGATGCTCCTATTCTCGTTACTGCAGGCGGGCTGTTTCATTATTTTGAAGAAAATAAGGTCGTTGCCCTTCTGCGTACGATGGGACAATTTGGAAATATGGAAGTTGTTTTTGACACCGTGAACAAAAAAGGCATGGCTATGATGCAAAAGAAGTATATGAAGCAGGTAGGCCATGCCGATGCGCAGATGTTCTTTTTTGTGGATGCAGCAAAAGAACTGGCAGCAAAGATCGGGAGTAATGCGAAGGTGATTGCGGAGGAACCTTATTATCGTTACATTCCTAAAAACGGCTTAAAGCTCTCCACAAAGGTCAGTATGGCGGTTTCTGATCAATTCAAAATGGTAAAGATGATACATCTAAAACTATAG
- a CDS encoding methyltransferase domain-containing protein: MNKKELKQENIRLGTHGEDYGSWMSNPVFYIIGGITALAVVLAVLSFSVFHITVLGALFSVVAAALMALLVWITWIRRQYAFGGGGIMEQVHRVVLSHLDYDGQGSLLEVGCGSGALAIRAALTWPKAKVIGVDYWGAVYNYSKAICEKNAASEGVASRCVFQHGDAKHLDFPDESFDVVISNYVYHNVMGADMQKLLLESLRVLKKGGVFALNDDMKPKMYGDMEDFAQKLRDMGYQDVRLIDTAQEAFGSHRRAAMMMLGSSRLLVGRK; encoded by the coding sequence ATGAACAAGAAAGAATTAAAACAGGAGAATATTCGACTTGGAACTCACGGGGAAGACTACGGAAGCTGGATGTCCAATCCCGTGTTCTATATTATCGGCGGCATCACGGCTCTGGCCGTGGTTTTGGCCGTACTCTCTTTTTCGGTGTTCCACATCACGGTTCTCGGTGCTCTGTTCTCTGTTGTTGCGGCGGCGCTGATGGCCCTGCTGGTCTGGATCACATGGATCAGGCGCCAGTATGCCTTTGGCGGCGGCGGGATCATGGAACAGGTTCACCGGGTCGTTCTCTCTCATCTGGACTATGACGGCCAGGGCAGTCTCTTGGAAGTCGGCTGTGGCTCCGGAGCACTGGCAATCCGTGCGGCGCTGACATGGCCAAAAGCAAAAGTGATTGGTGTTGATTACTGGGGAGCTGTGTACAATTACAGCAAGGCGATCTGCGAGAAAAATGCTGCAAGTGAGGGCGTGGCTTCCCGCTGTGTATTTCAGCACGGTGATGCGAAGCATCTGGATTTTCCCGATGAGAGCTTTGATGTAGTCATCAGCAACTATGTCTATCACAATGTTATGGGTGCTGATATGCAGAAACTGCTGCTGGAAAGCCTGCGGGTATTGAAAAAAGGCGGCGTCTTTGCACTCAACGATGATATGAAACCAAAGATGTACGGTGACATGGAAGATTTTGCGCAGAAACTGCGGGATATGGGGTATCAGGATGTTCGTCTCATTGATACTGCACAAGAGGCGTTCGGCTCACATCGCCGGGCAGCCATGATGATGCTGGGATCTTCCAGACTCCTGGTAGGCCGGAAATAA
- a CDS encoding class I SAM-dependent methyltransferase, whose amino-acid sequence MNKSTIKKNSLQETLIIPLYARWLCSQKFPGLFQDETAGELIKKVDYDFSALEKQSESIMHSFGALEVAMRQNDLAWEIRDYLHQHPNAAVINLGCGLDNTGRMCDNGQCHIWNIDLPDVIALRNQLLPTAEREANLACDLTDLSWMKAVRFDPENGAVMFAAGVFYYFTTNQMKQLVKAMAEHFPGGRLVFDAAGKTAVKLMLKTWVKQAGIKDVGAYFSVKDAKGELESWSPLLSVSSCGYMQGYQKLEGPGVRSIHRLLAKIADGPLHLQIVRVRFKEESG is encoded by the coding sequence ATGAACAAATCAACAATCAAAAAGAATTCATTACAGGAAACCTTGATCATTCCTTTGTACGCCCGATGGCTCTGTTCCCAGAAATTCCCCGGATTGTTTCAGGATGAAACAGCCGGGGAGTTGATTAAAAAAGTGGATTATGACTTTTCTGCATTAGAAAAACAATCGGAAAGTATCATGCATAGCTTTGGTGCATTGGAAGTAGCCATGCGCCAAAATGATCTTGCGTGGGAGATACGGGACTATCTCCATCAACATCCAAACGCCGCAGTCATTAATCTTGGCTGCGGATTGGACAACACCGGACGAATGTGCGACAACGGTCAGTGCCATATCTGGAATATTGACCTGCCGGATGTGATTGCGCTACGGAATCAATTGCTTCCCACCGCAGAGCGGGAAGCAAATCTGGCTTGTGATTTAACAGATCTGAGTTGGATGAAAGCTGTACGGTTTGATCCTGAGAATGGTGCAGTGATGTTTGCCGCCGGTGTATTCTACTATTTTACTACAAACCAGATGAAGCAGTTGGTTAAGGCAATGGCCGAACACTTTCCGGGAGGACGTCTGGTTTTTGATGCAGCAGGCAAAACCGCTGTCAAACTAATGCTGAAAACCTGGGTAAAACAGGCGGGGATCAAGGATGTCGGTGCATATTTCTCCGTAAAGGATGCCAAAGGAGAGCTGGAGAGCTGGTCACCATTGCTCTCTGTTTCCAGCTGCGGGTATATGCAGGGCTATCAGAAACTGGAGGGACCGGGGGTAAGATCCATTCACCGCCTTCTGGCTAAAATCGCCGACGGACCGCTGCATTTGCAGATTGTGCGAGTGCGTTTTAAGGAGGAATCTGGATGA
- a CDS encoding ABC transporter ATP-binding protein, with protein MIKKLQKKYALSEQGAKDLIKGCLACVLQNLSFMFPVGLLYYLVSDLMNGGVPGGKIPFYVAGCVVCIGLILLTTFFQYNATYFATYKESGIRRITLAEHLRKIPLSFFGKKDLADLTSTIMADCTFLEQSFSHFIPELAGSIISTVLISVGLLFTDWRMGLAALWVLPVAFAIVGFSAKIQENLNQKAMDVKMACADGIQECIETVRDLKANNAEQAYLKGLEKKIRAVEHRSILNEFGLAAFVVSASLVLKLGIATVALVGAVLLMQGSLSVLTFFMFLLVVSRLYDPLQGALQNLAAVISTRTNIARMNEILDHPIQQGSDRLSNQGYDIVFDHVGFAYNTGETVLKDVSFTAKQGEVTALVGPSGGGKTTVSRLAARFWDINRGKITVGGMDVSQIDPETLLSLYSIVFQDVTLFDNTILENIRIGNKDATDEQVIAAAKLANVDEFAKKLPDGWHTNIGENGCELSGGERQRISIARAFLKNAPIILLDEATASLDVENETLIQTALSRLIADKTVLVIAHRMRTVAGADKIVVLSDGTVAEEGSPKDLAEKNGVYAHMVKLQTESQNWKLA; from the coding sequence ATGATCAAAAAACTGCAGAAAAAATATGCCCTGTCTGAACAGGGAGCAAAAGACCTGATCAAAGGCTGCCTGGCCTGTGTCCTTCAGAATCTGTCTTTTATGTTTCCGGTGGGACTTTTATATTACCTGGTCAGCGATCTGATGAACGGGGGTGTTCCCGGTGGGAAAATTCCATTTTATGTGGCGGGCTGCGTGGTGTGTATCGGCTTGATTCTGCTGACCACTTTTTTTCAATACAATGCGACCTATTTTGCCACTTACAAAGAAAGCGGTATCCGCCGCATTACCCTTGCAGAGCATCTGCGCAAAATCCCCCTTTCCTTTTTCGGGAAAAAGGATTTAGCCGATCTTACCAGCACCATTATGGCAGACTGTACCTTCCTAGAACAGAGTTTTTCGCATTTTATCCCCGAGCTTGCGGGGTCGATCATTTCTACGGTTCTGATTTCTGTCGGTCTGCTCTTTACGGACTGGAGAATGGGGCTGGCTGCCTTATGGGTTCTGCCGGTTGCCTTTGCGATTGTGGGATTTTCCGCAAAGATTCAGGAAAATCTGAATCAGAAAGCGATGGATGTGAAGATGGCCTGCGCAGACGGGATACAGGAGTGCATTGAAACGGTTCGTGACCTGAAAGCGAACAACGCGGAGCAGGCATATTTAAAAGGTCTGGAAAAGAAGATCCGTGCCGTGGAGCATCGTTCCATCCTCAATGAATTCGGCCTTGCTGCTTTTGTGGTTTCCGCGTCACTGGTGCTGAAGCTTGGTATTGCAACGGTTGCGCTGGTGGGAGCTGTTCTACTCATGCAAGGAAGCCTCTCCGTGCTTACATTCTTTATGTTTCTTCTGGTGGTATCCCGTTTGTATGACCCTCTGCAGGGCGCGCTCCAGAATCTTGCGGCAGTCATCAGTACACGAACCAATATTGCCCGTATGAATGAGATTCTCGATCATCCAATCCAGCAAGGCAGCGACAGGCTTTCCAACCAGGGCTATGATATTGTCTTTGACCATGTTGGGTTTGCCTACAATACAGGAGAAACCGTATTGAAAGATGTTTCCTTTACGGCAAAGCAGGGAGAGGTTACGGCTTTGGTCGGCCCATCCGGCGGCGGGAAAACAACCGTATCCCGGCTGGCTGCAAGATTCTGGGATATTAACAGAGGAAAGATTACCGTGGGCGGCATGGATGTATCCCAGATTGACCCGGAAACACTGCTTTCTCTGTATTCCATCGTATTCCAGGATGTTACGCTGTTTGACAATACGATTCTGGAGAATATCCGAATCGGAAACAAAGACGCCACAGATGAACAGGTCATTGCTGCTGCGAAACTTGCTAATGTAGATGAATTTGCCAAAAAACTGCCGGATGGATGGCATACCAATATCGGAGAAAATGGCTGTGAACTATCCGGCGGAGAGCGTCAGCGTATTTCCATTGCCCGTGCATTTCTGAAAAATGCGCCAATTATTCTTTTGGATGAAGCTACTGCTTCCCTGGATGTGGAGAATGAAACTCTGATACAGACAGCCCTTTCCCGTCTGATCGCAGATAAAACCGTTCTCGTTATCGCCCACAGGATGCGTACCGTAGCCGGAGCAGATAAGATCGTTGTTCTTTCTGATGGCACCGTGGCAGAAGAAGGATCACCAAAGGATCTGGCAGAAAAAAATGGTGTATATGCCCATATGGTAAAACTGCAGACAGAAAGCCAAAACTGGAAACTTGCGTGA
- a CDS encoding ABC transporter ATP-binding protein codes for MKKQSNLSRLLEIAGSHKYLTYASWVLSAISALIALVPFYYIWKMIKEVLEVAPNFGQAQNLTGNGWMAVLFAVIAVLVYIAGLMCSHLGAFRIATNLRIQTMEHIVKLPLGFAESFGSGKLRKIVNESSAATETYLAHQLPDRANAIATPCGLLVLLFAFDWRLGLLSLVPVVLGFLIMMTMTGKQMQEKMKEYQNALDDMSNEAVEYVRGIPVVKTFGQTIFSFKKFKDSIDRYKVWVIAYTKQLRTPMMFYTAAINGVFATLIAGGLLLTQDGVTSGFLLDLIFYIIITPVISVTLTRIMFQSENAMIVDDALQRIDSVLNLKPLEETKHPKHPQNASVELKSVHFSYDGEKEVLKDISLTIPAGQTVAFVGPSGGGKTTLANLISRFFDPQSGMVKIGGVNVKDIPKEELMNTVSFVFQNSRLIKASILENVRMGKPEATREEVLTALHHAQCDDILEKLPQGVDTVIGTKGVYLSGGEQQRIAIARVMLKNAPIIILDEATAFADPDNESRVQAAFLKLSEGKTVIMIAHRLSTVTNVDQIFVIQDGQVAECGNSRELLAKDGIFSRMWKNYQTSVQWKVTKEVQ; via the coding sequence TTGAAAAAACAATCCAATTTATCACGCCTGCTGGAAATTGCAGGCAGCCATAAGTACCTGACCTATGCTTCCTGGGTGCTTTCTGCCATCAGTGCCCTGATTGCCCTGGTACCCTTCTATTACATCTGGAAAATGATCAAGGAAGTATTGGAGGTGGCACCGAATTTTGGTCAGGCACAGAACCTGACCGGTAATGGCTGGATGGCAGTATTGTTTGCAGTTATAGCGGTGCTTGTCTACATAGCAGGGCTGATGTGTTCCCATTTGGGAGCATTTCGTATCGCCACAAACCTGCGTATCCAGACTATGGAGCATATTGTTAAGCTTCCTCTTGGGTTTGCCGAGAGTTTTGGCAGCGGAAAACTGCGCAAGATCGTCAACGAATCCAGCGCAGCCACTGAAACCTATCTCGCTCATCAGCTTCCCGACAGAGCCAATGCCATTGCAACCCCCTGTGGTCTTTTGGTGCTGTTGTTTGCATTTGACTGGAGACTGGGACTGTTGAGCCTTGTTCCGGTTGTGCTGGGATTTCTGATCATGATGACAATGACCGGAAAGCAGATGCAGGAAAAGATGAAAGAATACCAGAATGCGCTGGATGATATGTCCAATGAAGCGGTAGAGTATGTCCGCGGGATTCCGGTGGTAAAAACATTCGGCCAGACGATCTTTTCCTTTAAGAAGTTTAAAGACTCCATTGACCGGTATAAAGTATGGGTGATTGCTTATACCAAGCAGCTTCGGACACCGATGATGTTCTATACAGCTGCGATCAACGGAGTTTTTGCCACACTGATCGCCGGAGGACTATTGCTTACACAAGACGGTGTGACTTCCGGTTTCTTACTGGATCTCATTTTCTATATCATTATTACGCCGGTTATTTCTGTCACACTGACACGCATTATGTTCCAAAGTGAAAACGCCATGATCGTAGACGACGCTTTACAGAGAATTGACAGCGTGTTGAATTTGAAGCCTCTGGAGGAAACGAAACATCCAAAGCATCCGCAAAACGCTTCCGTGGAACTGAAATCGGTTCATTTCAGCTATGATGGAGAAAAAGAAGTATTAAAAGATATTTCACTGACCATTCCTGCAGGGCAGACGGTAGCTTTTGTAGGCCCGTCCGGCGGTGGTAAGACAACCCTTGCCAACCTGATTTCCCGATTCTTTGATCCCCAGAGCGGAATGGTAAAAATCGGTGGTGTTAATGTGAAAGACATCCCAAAAGAGGAACTCATGAATACGGTGTCTTTCGTATTTCAGAACAGCCGTCTCATCAAGGCGTCCATTCTGGAAAATGTGCGTATGGGAAAACCGGAAGCTACCCGTGAGGAAGTTCTGACTGCCCTTCATCACGCGCAATGCGATGATATTCTGGAAAAACTCCCACAGGGTGTGGATACGGTCATCGGTACAAAGGGGGTCTATCTTTCCGGTGGCGAGCAGCAGCGAATTGCCATTGCCCGTGTGATGCTGAAAAATGCTCCGATTATCATTCTGGATGAAGCCACTGCCTTTGCTGACCCGGATAACGAAAGCCGTGTACAGGCTGCTTTCTTAAAACTTTCCGAGGGAAAGACGGTGATTATGATTGCCCATAGGCTTTCTACCGTAACAAATGTGGATCAGATTTTTGTCATTCAGGACGGACAGGTTGCCGAGTGCGGGAACAGTCGTGAATTGCTTGCAAAAGACGGCATTTTCAGCCGTATGTGGAAAAATTACCAGACTTCCGTGCAATGGAAGGTAACAAAGGAGGTGCAGTGA
- a CDS encoding TetR/AcrR family transcriptional regulator — protein MCKINGNGTTLENIHRAAKAEFLEKGYKDASLRNIVKSVGMTTGAFYGYYKSKEELFEAIVGEHYEYILNRFIKAQQKFAELPAAQQPEVMSDISGICMYDMLHYAYEHLEECKLILCCSEGTKFAGLIDEMVEIEVDGTHAYQDVLRQLGRPSPHIDPSLEHILITGMFHTFFELIIHEMPLKDAENYVREMRAFYTAGWMKIMGQ, from the coding sequence GTGTGCAAAATAAACGGAAATGGAACGACTTTAGAAAATATCCATCGGGCAGCGAAAGCGGAATTTTTAGAAAAAGGATATAAAGACGCTTCCTTGCGGAATATTGTGAAATCCGTGGGAATGACTACCGGAGCTTTTTACGGATATTACAAAAGCAAAGAAGAACTTTTTGAAGCCATCGTTGGTGAGCATTACGAATATATTCTCAATCGTTTTATAAAGGCACAGCAGAAGTTCGCCGAACTACCAGCTGCCCAGCAGCCGGAAGTCATGAGTGATATTTCGGGAATCTGCATGTACGATATGCTCCATTATGCGTACGAACATTTAGAGGAATGTAAACTCATCCTCTGCTGTTCGGAAGGAACAAAATTTGCAGGGCTGATTGATGAAATGGTGGAGATTGAGGTAGATGGGACGCATGCCTACCAGGATGTCTTAAGGCAGCTTGGACGGCCCTCTCCGCATATCGATCCTTCGCTGGAGCATATTCTGATCACTGGAATGTTTCATACTTTTTTTGAATTGATCATCCACGAAATGCCGCTCAAAGATGCCGAAAACTACGTTAGAGAAATGCGCGCCTTTTATACAGCAGGATGGATGAAAATTATGGGGCAGTAA
- a CDS encoding sigma-70 family RNA polymerase sigma factor has translation MAYNHGKAERKWKLWKEKEEKILRDSGVSEDIIETIRLYDRQAFNSDRRYYERVQETGTYLDTVAASTDQAEPKTVQDFLDHIENQELYHILITVDRLTLQIVLMKIQGYSTHEIARYLKITEKAVYRRMDRLKEKVKKIFE, from the coding sequence ATGGCATATAACCATGGAAAAGCAGAGCGCAAATGGAAGCTCTGGAAAGAGAAAGAAGAAAAGATTTTAAGAGACAGCGGTGTTTCTGAAGATATAATTGAAACAATCCGTCTCTATGACCGTCAGGCATTTAATTCAGACAGACGCTATTATGAGCGTGTGCAGGAGACAGGTACATATCTGGATACCGTAGCAGCATCCACAGATCAGGCAGAACCGAAAACAGTACAGGACTTCCTGGATCATATTGAAAATCAGGAATTGTATCATATACTGATCACAGTGGACAGGCTTACCCTGCAGATCGTTCTGATGAAGATCCAGGGGTATAGCACTCATGAAATCGCCAGGTATCTGAAGATTACCGAAAAGGCGGTTTACAGGCGCATGGACAGGCTGAAAGAAAAAGTGAAGAAGATCTTTGAGTAA
- a CDS encoding metal-dependent transcriptional regulator: MKLHASGEDYLEAILVLQKKLGMVRSVDVARHMEVSKPSVCHAVATLRDGGFLTMDEDHLLHLTDVGREVAEKIYERHCFFTEQLIAAGVDPETAEVDACRIEHVISNESFERLKKAAFRNQESEISALSKAIKDKPIE; the protein is encoded by the coding sequence ATGAAACTTCATGCGTCCGGGGAGGACTATCTGGAGGCCATCCTTGTTCTCCAAAAGAAACTCGGTATGGTACGCTCCGTAGATGTTGCCCGGCACATGGAGGTGTCGAAGCCCAGCGTGTGCCATGCGGTGGCAACCCTGCGGGACGGCGGCTTTCTCACAATGGATGAAGATCACCTTCTCCATTTGACCGATGTGGGCCGCGAGGTTGCCGAAAAGATTTATGAACGTCATTGCTTCTTTACGGAACAGCTTATCGCAGCAGGTGTTGATCCTGAAACTGCAGAAGTCGATGCCTGCCGTATAGAACATGTAATCAGTAATGAAAGCTTTGAACGGTTGAAAAAGGCCGCCTTTAGAAATCAGGAAAGCGAGATTTCTGCCCTGTCAAAAGCGATAAAGGATAAGCCCATCGAATAA
- a CDS encoding ABC transporter ATP-binding protein, translating to MKKAGSLYCITAGNPKKVIKPVVWTVLADLVNLFPFGLLTLAVSSIYLYFGGTSDNIDVRILWMVWGGMAVFAIVLYFFERKAVHATYHDGYDASAKGRVQLAEHIRKLPLGFLMSKDSGEMGNTMMNDFAQIEEAVTHVLPQLIGGLITAILGFIGMSFVDWRLALAMFAGFPVTFLIIWGVQTIDKRRGAAHTKARIEQTNRLQEYLTGMKIIKAYNLRGSNFTKLEQAFKHFTEESIKLECVSGPFYLVAVSFLQSGLSFITMAGVYLLMGGTLNITTFVMFLFIGTRLFDPLVGAITQLPVFVYKKTAGQRIVDLMDEPIMSGEGEVPVQHDIQFEHVNFGYGKDMVLHDVSASFPYGSMTAIVGPSGSGKSTMLRLIARFYDPQNGVVRFGGVDEKTVDPEKLMSKISVVFQDVYLFQDTIGNNIRYGRENATQKEIEAAAKLAHCHDFIMALPDGYDTMVGEGGSTLSGGEKQRISIARAILKDAPVLLLDEATSSLDPENEVEVQQAIEELVKDRTVVMIAHKLKTIARADQIIVLDQGEVKEIGTHEELMNNHGLYRHLWDIQLTTAGWQIN from the coding sequence GTGAAAAAAGCAGGTTCTCTTTATTGTATTACCGCAGGAAATCCGAAAAAAGTTATAAAGCCCGTGGTGTGGACAGTGTTGGCTGATTTGGTCAATCTATTTCCATTTGGATTACTTACCTTGGCTGTAAGCAGTATTTATCTGTATTTCGGTGGGACATCAGATAATATAGACGTTCGCATCCTTTGGATGGTTTGGGGTGGCATGGCAGTTTTTGCAATCGTCCTTTATTTCTTTGAGCGAAAGGCTGTCCACGCAACCTATCACGATGGCTATGATGCCAGTGCCAAAGGACGGGTACAACTTGCAGAACATATTCGCAAGCTTCCACTTGGTTTCTTAATGAGCAAAGATTCAGGTGAGATGGGAAATACAATGATGAATGACTTTGCACAGATCGAAGAAGCCGTAACCCATGTTTTACCTCAATTGATTGGCGGTTTAATTACCGCAATTCTTGGATTTATTGGTATGTCATTCGTTGACTGGAGATTGGCGTTAGCGATGTTTGCAGGATTTCCTGTGACTTTCTTGATTATCTGGGGTGTACAAACGATTGATAAACGCCGCGGTGCGGCACATACGAAAGCAAGAATTGAACAGACAAACCGTTTGCAGGAATATCTCACTGGTATGAAAATAATTAAGGCATACAACCTGCGAGGTTCTAATTTCACAAAATTGGAGCAGGCATTCAAACACTTTACAGAAGAAAGTATTAAATTGGAATGCGTGTCCGGCCCTTTTTATTTAGTAGCTGTTTCTTTTTTGCAATCCGGTCTTTCCTTTATTACAATGGCAGGTGTTTATTTGTTAATGGGTGGGACATTGAATATTACTACGTTTGTTATGTTTCTATTTATTGGAACACGACTTTTTGATCCGTTGGTAGGTGCTATAACACAGCTTCCTGTTTTTGTTTATAAAAAAACTGCCGGACAACGTATTGTAGATTTAATGGATGAACCAATCATGTCCGGCGAAGGAGAGGTTCCAGTTCAGCACGATATTCAATTTGAGCATGTGAATTTTGGATATGGAAAAGATATGGTCTTGCATGATGTGAGTGCTTCTTTCCCATATGGCTCAATGACTGCCATTGTCGGGCCTTCTGGCAGTGGTAAAAGTACAATGCTCCGGCTGATTGCCCGGTTCTATGATCCGCAAAACGGTGTTGTCCGCTTTGGAGGTGTTGATGAAAAGACGGTTGACCCGGAAAAACTGATGTCTAAAATATCCGTGGTCTTTCAGGATGTGTACTTGTTCCAGGATACCATTGGAAACAACATCCGCTATGGCCGGGAAAATGCCACGCAGAAAGAAATTGAAGCAGCCGCAAAACTAGCTCATTGTCATGATTTCATCATGGCTCTGCCGGATGGCTATGACACAATGGTTGGCGAGGGCGGCTCCACGTTATCAGGTGGAGAGAAACAGCGAATTTCTATCGCCCGTGCAATTTTAAAAGATGCCCCTGTACTGCTATTGGATGAAGCAACGTCTTCCCTTGACCCAGAGAATGAAGTAGAGGTTCAGCAGGCTATCGAGGAACTCGTGAAAGATCGTACTGTGGTAATGATTGCCCATAAATTGAAAACGATTGCCCGCGCGGATCAGATCATTGTCTTGGATCAGGGTGAGGTAAAAGAAATAGGTACACATGAGGAATTGATGAATAATCATGGTCTATACCGACATTTGTGGGATATTCAGCTAACTACAGCCGGTTGGCAAATCAATTAG